ATTTCAAGCGGTTTAGATTAGAATGAATTTGtagttttgtaaattaaaaaaattaaatatacataatatgtcttaatttcaaattttaaataactaacTATGAGATAAcaagatttaaaaatatcttaaaaaatcaatagcataacaataaaaataaaattatagatttgttaaaataaataaatctcattttaaattcataaaatgtataataaattaaatatattataagtaaaattttaaatataataataaaataataatattataacacattGTGTCGTTTGGATTGAATTGGATTGATTGTGCGAAGTAAATTCGAACTTCTATCTAATTCATGCGGTTTGCCAAGAGTAGAATCTAATCAAAACTTAAATTAGTGTAATTTTTAGTTTAGATTAGATTGATTAATTTAGAtcgatttagaattttaaattttcaatcatCCCTAACTGATTTGAtaatttattctaaaagaaatattaagaaactattagaatttattattttttgtcaccGATTAGtcatcaattcaatttttttagtctaatttttttaatataataatttaataatatattttattacatatttttaaataataataatcaaaatataataaattatgatcACTCTATGACATTTCTCTTTACTCTTGCGGTTCAAATGTAAGACAAAAAATACTATCCCCCAAGAATTTctctataaaatacatgttacaaAAGACCAAACAAGAATTATATAACCTTAACAAAGTCAAGTCAACCTCCTTTGTCGTATACTCGTATAATTATAGAGGCTTTCCAAGCAGCTTCCATTTCCGCGTTGAAGCCACAATGAAAATAGTCCTTCTTTTCATCCTGTGTCCCCTGTAATGCTACCTAAGCTGCTTCTACTATTTACCCCTCTTCACCCAAACACATACCCTTCAAGTTGTTATCTTCTTCTTTTGAGTAGTTTAGGTCTGTTATGTTGTGTGATGTATCATTCAAAATTCAGCTGCGTTAGTTTGATTCAGCAGTGTTATTTTGTCTTTTCTGATTTTGTAGGTAGAAGGAACTATGAACAGCTAATCTCAAATTTCTTGTAAAAAGGTTCGACGAGGTTAGGCATTCGCCAATTGGTGATGTGCATATCATTTATTCATCAGGCCGTTGAATGAAGCACGTTTGCCTTTGCCAAACCAAGGGTCTATTTTTTTGTACTTGTTGCAGATGCGGGTTTGAAAATTTAGGGTGAAGCAGTTTCTTGTATTGAACTCTAGTAATGCTAATGCGTCATGTGTTGTGAATTAGGGACGTGCATTGTACAGCAAAATTTGAATGTCTTTCATGTGTTCCAAAGTAATGATCATGGATAAGATGAACCCTTACTGGTTAATTTCTTTCAGCCTTAGAATTGTCCGCTTACGCGTTGTCATTATTAATTGAAGCTTCCAACCCTATTGGACATAAGGCTTGTTCTCTCTCTATCTTGCAGAAGGGTATCCTCGTTACAAGAACTACTTTTATTaatgagttttttttattaatcaattttaccctttatttttttcattggaGGGTCCTTATTACTTgaatatctaaatatataattaaatgttgCTATACAATTTTCATTTTTGGTGtggtataaaaaattttattttttatttggttcTGTTAAAATGAACAAAGTAAAAAAAACTACTAATAACTAAGGAATAAAGTCATGAATCATGAAATTTTATAacttaaattagaattaaaataaagagtactaagagtactagaaaaaataaaaataatgtagtttcatatatttttgtttttgatataaaaatatatgttatcaatttttatatattatttttattttaataattaattattaaaatgtcataaaataaattaataaggtatttttaaatatctaaattaaagtaataagataaaataacaaatttatttgGGTTAATgcatattttagtaattttgttAAAGGGCCTGTAATTATTCAACTTCCATATCTTGGTATAAAAAGAGGGCTTGTAATTGTTCAATTTTGCTAAAGCGATCCATGCAATAGAATACTCTTAAAAGTTTACACAGCATTTTACTATTAGTACATACATTTGAATTTGAGTTTCGAAAGTTAATTGTATTGGTTTAGTATTGGTCTAACCAGAAGGAAAAAAGGTGTAACTACCGCATCAAATGGAAGAGCAACAAATATGGATATGAAAGCCAGTACATGATGGTTTACTAAATTATGCTTGATGAAATAAGAGAGGTCCGAAAGACACAGTTGATGTCTATAAAAAAGCATCCACAAAAATAGTTTGTTTTACAAAAGTCGAGTGTAGTTGAAGCACACTCTTTGGAGACTGCATGAATTGTGCGCGTTCCTGAAAGGTGCTTATCCAGTCGTACCTCATCTGTAACTCCTGACACCATACCTATATTGAGGTAGAACATCAGAACTTGTTGTTTTATGTTATAAAGTGGTGCAGTGTATCTGGATTGGAGGTTAAGCAAATTTTCATAGACATCCTGATAAATGCATCATATGAGTGAGGATTTTACCTGTGTAGGTCAAACGTGTCATGGGTTACACAAGGAGTTGCATGAGAATAGCCACAGAAGGTTGCCAAACCTACTCCCAGGAaacattgcacaatccaaaaagTTGCTGGATTACATAATATGAAACAAAAGGCTGTGGTCTCTCGGCCATTTAGCATTCAAACAAGCATATGTCAAAAGAAACTTAGGTGAACTTGTGAGTCAGTTAGCTATTGGGGAACCGTTGGTTAAGTTCCTCAAGTATTCCAACGCAGCTTGGATGACCTCCATGCGCTTGTCATTATGGTACTTTAGCACCATGTCAACAGCAAGCCTCATACGACTGTAGTCTGTAATTTTCTGCAACCACAAGCGGTTCACTCAGCACATGTTCTAATAAAACTGCAAACAGAATGCTAAAGTCTATGGTGTGTGGGTATACCTCAGCCTCGTACGAGTTCCACAGGTGGTACATTATCATCCATTCGTACAGGCCGCAATCATTgctataacaaaaaaaatgttttacgtatttatttttttaaatcttgtaACACATCATGCTGAATCAAGTGACAACAGTTACACTAAGGGAGTTGTAGATTCTGCAAGACTTCATCATGCCAACAAAATAGAGGGTTGAACAAAGGTATCATATCATAAATAATCATGGATCAGTTAGTCACATATGACTTTAGTTCATAGCCAGCCTAAGGTAACATAAGTAGATTTCGTATTAGGGGTACCTTCCGGGGTCCTGCCTGGTGACCTTAGGCTCCTTTATCTCGTAGTCACTGCACATAATCCTAGGATTTGTCGGTTCATCATACCAATCATCACTGTCCAGCAGCTCCTCCAGAAAGATAGCCTTATGGTTGCATCAGGGCGTACACACAAAGTTCATTATTAACGTTGCTTACCGAATAAAATGTAGTGCAGAAATTAGTTTCAACGTGAAGTGATAGACCATACCACTTTTTTAAGTTGCCGAAGCCGCTTGGGTCTGTCATCTTCTGAGGGAAGGGAGTCCAGGTACACAAGCTGTCTGCGAATGACATCAATCACAAGCAGAAACCAATGTCCATAAAAGTACCGTATTATACATAAATTGTGCCAAGCTTGAGAGGGTTTGTTTTAACACGTTAATCGTGCCAAGCCTttgtgttttagttcaaaatcATGTGAATCCTTATAGGGTGGGACGATTTATGTGTTATTTATAATCTAGTGTGCCCTGCAACGATTTACTCTCTATTCCGCTAGGCCATGTATGCATAAGTCGTTCTTCATGTCCCTGGAACGATTTATATAATAGTAGATAGAGGATATTTCCGTTTCAGAATTTGATTTAGGAGAATCCAATAATTTTGATACTggcttattttatttaagtaaaaaatccTGTCTAATTAAGAAAATAGTTGTCAGGAGACTAGTCTAGTATTATAAACcattcaaattattatttttggtcgTATTATTTCAAGTATTACACaactattataataaattataacattaaaaatttcgttatgatattgaaaaaaataagtaTTCCTTAATCATATCGGTATAATTAAAAAAGTGAGATTTAACCAAatggataaatattttttttgatctTAACGTGACCTTATTTATGTTatgttttattaaaattaatattaccaataaaaaattttaaaatattaatttataaaatcacataataaataatatatattatgagaaaaaaatttggttcaaaaaataaagataacaatatttaaaaatattatttacaaatttaaCCGTCTATAATtgttattaagtttaattatttatttataatagtgtTTAATTTAAAGccgaaataaaaatttatattcaaagcacattttatcttcatgcataaCTTTaactgataaaaaatattttatttaattttatatttaactttAGAATATTCTTAACTTCTTATATAATAATTAGACATAAtacattaccaaataaattaaaACACGTATCAAAAAAATGACcgttttattttaatatgtaaaaagtttagaaaaaattaaaaagatggaGAAATTATTGAGAATATAGATTAGATAAGTAACTTAAAGAGAAGAACGAACAGCAAGATaaatacagaaaagtagaaaCCAAAATAACATAGAGTTAaacaataaagcataaagatggtGAAGAATGTGAAAATATCGATAtttattttcttccatttttttatttatcagcaatttgcagactGTGTGCATTTTTTGTTAGAGATGTGTTATTATAGTTATAGGAGTAATAAAACGGTTTTTAATTTAGTGGGAAGTTATTGgagttttcaaaacaaattttatgattattttattcttatactTTGCTTTATGAAATAGTTTGTTATTAGGTTAATATTGTACAAAAAAAATTGGACACTAAAATTATAGTCAACATTTTGTAttggcattatatattgttatagatatatatattgttatagatgttAAAAGTTTTGTATTCTTGTGTGTATCAaaaaatggggggtggtacctaagACAAACCGATGTCTAAGTTAGTAAGTTGGGGGTATGCAGATTTAAagagtattggacttagagatacctaaggggtgttagtgtatttatagtggtgatccaataaccaccgtagGAATAGTTTCACCGATATgcgttgagagattttagggggaataagtgttatctgtcaTCTATCTTTCGAGCTCGAGCTCGATTTCTTTGAGAAGGAGTCTGTGTTGAccccaacctcttctatggacGTCGGTGGATTGTGCATTTTGATTTTATTTGGTAATGGGTCATACTGTTGGGTCAGAATATGAACAAGTGTCATTTGTATAAGTCCtcaaaattaaaaacttaaattgcaaataTAATTTAGACTTTAAGATAAGTTTAAATATTTATACGTGAGCTATAGAGAATTCTTTCCCTCTTTGTGGGATGATGGTTGATCTATAATTCGTCCATAATAAGCACCAAGAGAATGAGTACTTGCAAAAAGTACTACCATTCTCAAGTTAGACTCAGTACTAGAGAATGGAGTATTCAGAGTGAATAGTTATTCTGTGGTCTTAGTATTTTAATAACCACTTCTGTACTTGTTCAAATAGTTCTATTATAGTCGGAATTCTTTCTAACGGATCAATAGATAAATTTGGGCCGAGGTATAGGTTTCATTGGCCGAGATATAGGTAACAGATCAAGACTTGTTCTCCGATTAATAGGTGATCATTATCGAATAACACAGAATAGACCAAATTGTAATGCCCGAACTGTAGCTTGTAGTTGCTGAATTATAGTTACCAGATcacgaataaataaataaacaaaatcaaattccttttataaaagtaaattatttttaaatattaaaaataattaaatttactttACATGAATAACTAAACAAATAtgtttttatataaacaaaaatatagaGTAATTACCCACATTAAtgattgaaatttttaaaattagagatttagtcatataaattttaaaatacttaaaaCAGTCTCTAATATTTATTTTCGTTGGTTTATTTATTCTATCCCCAATTTGATTCAAAATCGTAACGTATACAATTCTTCAATAGAATTAACAACTATCAAAAcatgttttaaaattatttaacaattttaaaaCAATCATTTCGATGACAAGAATCAAGTTAAAATGCGATTATACTGTGTCACAGGATAGTCAATATTATGGATTATTTTGcgtgttttgaaatttaaaagatttaaatgtttaatattaaaaattttaaatatgtttttgaaaaattattaaaacgtGTATTccataattaaaatttacaacttcagaatctaaaaattttcatataatttcaaattaatattataaaagttaaattaaaCTTCTATAATTTATAAGATATATTGCTGTTCATGAATACTAACATAATCAATAGagttttatcaaaaaaaaaatttcataaacctTTAAAGAGAGAAAAGAGTTTTATACAAAGAAGCGGATGCCATAGCCTcctcttctttttttaattttttctctcttACTTGTAAATTAAGAGCCTCTTTAACATacttttaaatcaattcaaatcaattaacgcatgaatatataacttctattttttaaaagatttcgttttctttttcaaatttcttgccaaatttgttcgatctccttcgtgcgttctctctttgtcttcgatctccttctgtttttttttcgattttcatgatttttgaaatcaaattttgaaattgttttgaagataatggaatttCAAAAATACACttaaacgattacagaaatacacccaaagaattacagaaatacacccaaacagttacagaaataaaccaaacgattacagaaatacacccaaatgattacagaaatacacccaaagaattacagaaatacacccaaacagttacagaaataaaccaaacgattacagaaatacactcaatgattacagaaatacacccaaacagttacagaaataaaccaaacgattatagaaatacacccaaatgattacagaaatacacgtaaaggatttaagaaatacacccaatatcAGAGGAGAGAcggtatatttcttcttgaaatcttttaatgttttgcttgttaaggatgaggcacatgacagagacaatctagaaaaaaaaacttagaagaacagtaaacagtaccttgaataatgtttcttcgtttTTTTGGTGATTTTTGATGGAGATTTGTATCTTCTTGGTTTCTTCTACTCTTCGCATGAATCGTAGTTTGTTTCGAATGTCGCTTGAATCTTGACggtttgcgttttgattgagaaagaagaggaagagaaagagtgtGGCATAATGAACGTGTTGCAAGACGCGTGTGTTGGACGCTCAATTTAAAGGAGTGATGCGCGTATTTTTTTTACTTGGACCAACTTGTATAGCTTATAAGCTAAAAATACTTGTATATGTAGCAGACCTCAAAATCAATTGTGTTAAGTGTACGTTAAAATCagttaatagtataaaatatactttaaaatttaaaatatatattaaaataaaattaaattacacgtatatttatatataaataacattaatgtctgatttttttaattttgatatacacctaacattttttataatgaatttcatttcaaatttaataGTATGATAGCTTCAATTGGAAACGTTAACTAAATTAGTTATATCTTTAAAGTTTACTTCTCGTTACTACTTGTATTACTATATCTACGTTCAagtattattatatttatgttttaaacaacacaacttaaaaaagaaaatgatctTTTTGCAGAAACTAGTAGCAAATCAACTTTAACAATATACTTAAATTCTTAAACCAAAATGTGTATTAAAAGTGTAACTTGTTTAAATATGTAACACAATATTGGCAATATTTTAATTTGGAgatgtaatatatttttatttgattaataattatttatgttgtttAAAAAAATCATCAATTACCTAATACAatcctttttattattcttctgaTTCAAATTTAAGACAAAACCTTAAGAACAAAAAATACTAACCCGTAAAACTTTCTCTTTAAAATACATGTTACAAAAGACCAAACAAGAATTATATAACCTTAACAAAGTCAAGTCAACCTCCTTTCCAAGCAGCTTCCATTTCCGCGTTGAAGCCACAATGAATAAGCTACCTGTGTGTCCTGTAAAGCTACCTGTGTGTCCTGTAAAGCTACCTAAGCCGCTTCTACTATTTACCCCTCTTCAGTCTTCACCCAAACACATACCCTTCAAGTTGTTATCTTTGTTCTTTACTAATAATACTCTTCTATATACATGGCTtccacctcttcttcttcatcaacaTTATCATGCAAGTATCATGTGTTCCTGAGTTTCAGGGGTGAAGACACTCGCTCTGCATTCACTAGCCATCTCTATGCCGCTCTCACAAGGAAGGGAATCACTACCTTCATTGATGACACCAACCTTCGCAAAGGCGATGTTATTTCACATGAACTTCTCACAGCAATTGAAAACTCTATATTTGCAATTATTGTTCTTTCACCAAACTACGCTTCCTCCTCTTGGTGCTTAGACGAGCTCCAAAAGATCCTTGAATGCAAGCATAAGTTGGGGCAACACGTCGAAGCGGTGTTCTACGGTGTGGAGCCTTCTGATGTCAGGCACCAGAAAGGAACATTCGAAGAAGCTTTCAGGAAACATGAACACAGATTCGGACAAGAAAGTGACAAGGTTAGAAAATGGAGAGATGCGTTAACACAAGTTGCCGGTTACTCTGGTTGGACCTCAAAAAATCAGTAAGTTCACTAATAATCATTCGCTTCATTTTGTTGTTGCTGCAAACTATGTTAACTGAATTATTAGAACACCTCTGAAATTATAGTAGTGAGAAATTTTAGACAATacaaaaatatatgtatatatatatgtacactaCTTGtaagtaattggattggcgtgATCCTCAAGTTTCTAGTATGTGGTTAAGAATACTTTAaaaagaaattggaaagaaaataaactttctcttcttttgcacaaattttgttgctttaattttcttttatgccttgCCAGACTTACAAAGAAACATTTTTCTCTTAATAGGAATGAGGCAGCATTGGTGGAAAATATTTCTCAGAGTATACATAAAAAATTGATCCCAAACTTGCCATCTTCCATGAACAAGCTTGTAGGGATTGATTCAAGAGTGGAACAAGTGATTAGTCACATTGGTATTGGGCTGAATGATGTTCGTTATATCGGCATATGTGGGATGGGCGGCATAGGTAAGACAACTACTGCTAGAATAGTATATGAAGCCATCCAAAGTGAGTTTGAAGTTTCTTATTTTCTTGCAAATGTAAGGGAGACATGTGAGAAAAATGGTATTGTTCAAGCACAAAAAGAACTTGTTGGCCATATCAATGGAAGCTCGAGTAATTTGATAAATGAGCATGATGGGAGGAGAATAATTCGGGCTTCTTTGTGTCACAAAAAGGTTCTTCTTGTTCTTGATGATATAAATGAAGAAAAACAGTTGAAGAATTTGGCCGAGGAGCAAGACTGGTTTGGTTCTGGAAGCAGAATAATTATCACAACTAGAGACATGCATCTTCTAAAGATACATGATGCATATGAAATTTACAATGTTGAAGTGTTAGGGGAAAGTGAATCCTTTGATCTCTTTCATTTGAAGGCTTTTAAACAACGAAAGCCTGCAGAAGAGTATTTGGATTTGTCCAAACAGGCGGTCAAATATTGTGCTGGTCTTCCATTGGCACTTGAGGTGTTGGGTTCCCACCTTTGTGGTAGACCCGTTAAAGATTGGCATAGTGCTCTTGGAAAATTAAAGAGCATTCCACATGTCGACATTTTTGATACGTTGAAAATAAGTTATGATGGTTTAGATACCATGGACAAggatatttttttagatattgctTATTTGTTCAAAGGACGTTCCAAAGATGgtgtaataaaaatattagaatggTGTGGTTATCATGCTGAAATTGGCATTTCTACTTTGATCGATAGATCTCTACTCACTATTAAGAATGGTATATTGGAGATGCATGATTTGGTTGAAAAAATGGGAAAACATATTGTAATTCAGGAGTCTCCAAATGATCCTAGCAAGCGTAGCAGGTTGCGGGGTTACGAGGACATCAATCCTGTTCTTACTCGAAACAAGGTAAGTGGAAACTTTTTCACAATTATAcgactataaaattaaaataagaatttgacAATGCATCTAATATTCTATCTTCTCAATTAaagaaattctctctctctctctctcaaaagatATCAATTCAGTATAATTAATGACTTCTCATTGATGTATTGTGTAGGGAACTGAAGCAACTCATAGCATTGTTTTAGACAATATGAAGGTATATGAAGAACAAAATGAAGTCCATTGGAGAGATTTAACTTTTTCAAATATCTGTCAGCTAAAGCTCCTCATTTTAGATGGCGTGAAAGCTCCAATTCTTAGCTATATTCCTCCTTCATTGAGAGTTTTGAGTTGGATAGAGTGTCCAATGGAAACTCTGCCCTTTATGGATCATTACTATGAGCTTGTTGAAATTTCTGTGTCTTATAGCTCCAGCATTGTACAAGTATGGCATGGAAAAAAGGTGAACCTTTTCGTCCAGAGCTCTGTAAAATTTTTTTGCATTGATCAACGTTTGCAAGGATAGTAATGCTGTgatatttctttattttgttcaGTTTCTGGAAAAGCTGAAGTACTTATATCTGTCTTATTGCCATCGGCTGAAACAAATTCCAGATTTTTCTGAAGCTCCCAATCTTGAAATACTTCACGTTGAATGGTGTGGAGAACTGAATGATTTTCCCTCTTATCTTACATGCCACAAGAGCCTtgttaaacttattttattttgttgctcAAGTCTTGAAACTCTTGGGAGTAAATTGGAGATGAGTTCTCTCGAGGAACTAGATCTTAGTTTCTGCACAAGTATGAGGAAACTTGCAGAATTTGGAGAATGCATGAAACATTTATCAGTTCTTTCTTTGTCGGAAACAGCCATAGAAGAACTACCCACAACGGTTGGCTGTTTAGTTGGCCTAAAGGAGTTGCACTTAGACGGTTGCAAAAGGCTTACTTGCCTTCCAGACAGCATTCAAAAGTTAAAATCCCTTACCCTTTTGGATCTTTCTGGCTGCCCAAATGTCCTTCAGTCTTTGCATTTCCTGTCTAGTCTGACCTCATTGGATACTTTGGGATTATCGGGGTGTTTTGTCACATCCCAAGAGTCATGGTCTTTCGATCTTGGCAACTTAGCGTCTTTGACGGATTTAGATTTATCATATAATGATTTTATAAGGGTTCCAATAAATATCCATGAACTCCCCAGGCTTAGATGTTTGGATCTAGACTACTGCCCGAATCTGAAGGTTTTACCAGAGCTTCCGTCAAGTATAAGAGAGCTATATGCACGACATTCTGAATCACTGGATACATGGCATTGGAATGTGATATCAAAGGTGTGTTGTGGCTTTGCAGCATCAGCTAACCATCATTCTTATGGACTTTTGCAAATGTGGGTTGCACAGAAGCAAATAAAGATATTTGGGTTGACCATAGGGGAGGAAATTCCATTGTGGTTTGTCCATCAGGAAGAGGGTAATGGAGTAACAGTCACACTGCCACATAATGAAACCATGGCACTTGCTCTCTGTTTCCGGTTACGCCCAACAAATAGTCGTCCTAAATTTGGGCGAGATTTGTCGGTGATTTGCAACGGCAAGGAATTCATTAAACAAGAGCATTTAACTGCGGCGTGTGAAACTAAAAATTCTCAGCATTTCATCCTTTGCTTGACCAGTGACTATTTTGTTGACCAATTTTGCCAAGACTGTCGCTTTCAACTGGTATTGCCTTGGGACGTTAAAATGAAAGTAGAGAGTTGTGGGGCTCGGTGGGTGTGCAAGCAAGACATCCAAGATTTGAAGAAAAGTGGAACCCAAACATCAAAAAGAAAAGCAACTTTTGATCTCAACTTTTGAAGGCTGTGTTTATTATGTTCATGTCTAATGGATTTTCCACGTTTTTTGTTTTGAATGTTTTTGGAAAAATGTTAAAATGAGTTTCATGGTGTTAAATAAATTAGTAGTACCTTTAAAGTTTACTTCTCTTTACTACAGGATTTACTATATCCATGTCCACTTTCAGTTACACTTTCAATGCACACTTTGGTTTAAGGATTGATGCATCTTGTTGAAATAGTTTTGCTACTAGTTTCTGCGAAAGatcattttcttttctaagttgtGATGTTTAAATATCACGTAAGATAATTATAGTCATTGGCAATACATTAATTTATTATTCCATTGCACACCTACATCAGTACTTTTCAGG
This region of Arachis hypogaea cultivar Tifrunner chromosome 8, arahy.Tifrunner.gnm2.J5K5, whole genome shotgun sequence genomic DNA includes:
- the LOC112707980 gene encoding TMV resistance protein N, with the protein product MASTSSSSSTLSCKYHVFLSFRGEDTRSAFTSHLYAALTRKGITTFIDDTNLRKGDVISHELLTAIENSIFAIIVLSPNYASSSWCLDELQKILECKHKLGQHVEAVFYGVEPSDVRHQKGTFEEAFRKHEHRFGQESDKVRKWRDALTQVAGYSGWTSKNQNEAALVENISQSIHKKLIPNLPSSMNKLVGIDSRVEQVISHIGIGLNDVRYIGICGMGGIGKTTTARIVYEAIQSEFEVSYFLANVRETCEKNGIVQAQKELVGHINGSSSNLINEHDGRRIIRASLCHKKVLLVLDDINEEKQLKNLAEEQDWFGSGSRIIITTRDMHLLKIHDAYEIYNVEVLGESESFDLFHLKAFKQRKPAEEYLDLSKQAVKYCAGLPLALEVLGSHLCGRPVKDWHSALGKLKSIPHVDIFDTLKISYDGLDTMDKDIFLDIAYLFKGRSKDGVIKILEWCGYHAEIGISTLIDRSLLTIKNGILEMHDLVEKMGKHIVIQESPNDPSKRSRLRGYEDINPVLTRNKGTEATHSIVLDNMKVYEEQNEVHWRDLTFSNICQLKLLILDGVKAPILSYIPPSLRVLSWIECPMETLPFMDHYYELVEISVSYSSSIVQVWHGKKFLEKLKYLYLSYCHRLKQIPDFSEAPNLEILHVEWCGELNDFPSYLTCHKSLVKLILFCCSSLETLGSKLEMSSLEELDLSFCTSMRKLAEFGECMKHLSVLSLSETAIEELPTTVGCLVGLKELHLDGCKRLTCLPDSIQKLKSLTLLDLSGCPNVLQSLHFLSSLTSLDTLGLSGCFVTSQESWSFDLGNLASLTDLDLSYNDFIRVPINIHELPRLRCLDLDYCPNLKVLPELPSSIRELYARHSESLDTWHWNVISKVCCGFAASANHHSYGLLQMWVAQKQIKIFGLTIGEEIPLWFVHQEEGNGVTVTLPHNETMALALCFRLRPTNSRPKFGRDLSVICNGKEFIKQEHLTAACETKNSQHFILCLTSDYFVDQFCQDCRFQLVLPWDVKMKVESCGARWVCKQDIQDLKKSGTQTSKRKATFDLNF